A window of the Virgibacillus pantothenticus genome harbors these coding sequences:
- a CDS encoding dihydrolipoamide acetyltransferase family protein, with amino-acid sequence MATSIVMPKLGMTMTEGTVEEWLKQPGDTVKEGEGIVTISSDKLTSEVEAPADGVLLKIIKDVTEEATVGEPIGIVGQDGEEVGEAVSNVEETKTEQEPEVHQETIQQSELNQKMDGPQRKKRISPAARKKAKALAIDISNITGTGPKGRITRRDIEQAAKQQAAATIMEEQTVEKQTAQEKATHVTGLSSMRKSIATNMQQSLANTAQLTLHRKADITDLLVFQNKMRAEAAENGLDIKLTLTVFLARAVTLSLQQHPEVNTHLIDEQLHQYDVVHLGIATSLENGLVVPVVKHAERLPLGSLAEQIKLVTESAREGKNVELNGATFTISNLGAQGVEYFTPILNPPESGILGVGTFIKEFALGENEAVKQKISLPLSLTFDHRVLDGAPAAAFLNTIAHYLANPYLLLL; translated from the coding sequence ATGGCTACATCGATTGTAATGCCGAAACTCGGCATGACGATGACAGAAGGAACGGTGGAAGAATGGCTCAAGCAGCCTGGCGATACAGTAAAAGAGGGGGAGGGAATTGTTACAATCAGTTCTGATAAGCTGACGAGTGAAGTAGAAGCACCAGCCGATGGTGTGTTATTAAAAATTATCAAAGATGTAACCGAAGAAGCGACTGTTGGTGAGCCAATTGGTATTGTCGGTCAAGATGGAGAAGAAGTTGGAGAAGCTGTATCGAACGTTGAAGAAACAAAAACGGAACAAGAACCAGAGGTACACCAAGAGACAATCCAACAAAGTGAACTGAATCAGAAAATGGATGGTCCACAACGAAAAAAACGTATTTCACCAGCTGCTCGGAAAAAGGCAAAAGCATTAGCGATAGATATTTCAAACATAACCGGTACTGGTCCAAAGGGAAGGATCACCCGAAGAGATATTGAACAGGCTGCAAAGCAACAAGCAGCAGCTACAATAATGGAAGAACAAACGGTAGAAAAACAAACTGCTCAAGAAAAAGCGACCCATGTAACTGGCTTGTCGTCTATGAGAAAATCAATTGCTACAAATATGCAGCAAAGCCTTGCAAATACAGCTCAATTAACCTTACATCGAAAGGCAGATATAACAGATCTACTTGTTTTTCAAAACAAAATGCGTGCAGAAGCAGCAGAAAACGGTTTAGATATAAAATTAACATTAACCGTTTTTCTAGCAAGGGCGGTGACGTTAAGCTTACAACAACATCCAGAAGTAAATACGCATTTAATAGATGAACAGCTTCATCAATATGATGTAGTACACTTAGGCATTGCAACGTCGTTAGAAAATGGTTTGGTCGTTCCTGTTGTAAAGCATGCAGAAAGATTACCACTTGGCAGTTTAGCAGAGCAAATTAAACTAGTAACAGAATCAGCTAGAGAGGGTAAGAATGTGGAATTAAATGGAGCTACATTTACGATTTCCAATTTAGGAGCGCAGGGGGTCGAATATTTTACACCCATTCTTAATCCGCCAGAAAGTGGTATTTTAGGTGTAGGTACATTTATTAAAGAATTTGCGTTAGGTGAAAATGAAGCTGTAAAGCAAAAGATATCATTACCATTAAGCTTAACCTTTGATCACCGAGTGTTAGATGGGGCGCCAGCAGCTGCTTTTTTAAATACGATTGCTCATTATCTAGCAAATCCATATTTGTTATTACTTTAG
- a CDS encoding alpha-ketoacid dehydrogenase subunit beta codes for MARKLTFSKAINEAMDIAMERDNKVILIGEDVAGGATVDHLQDEEAWGGVFGVTKGLGNKYGRKRVIDMPIAEAGYMGAAVAAAVTGLRPISELMFNDFIGSAMDEIMNQGAKIRYMFGGKAEVPLTIRTSHGAGAGAAAQHSQSLYGILTAIPGLKVVVPSNPYDAKGLLLTAIEDNDIVAFFEDKTLYSMKGEVPEGYYTIPLGQAEIKRNGDDLTIIAIGKMVHVATDAANQLAKQGVESEIIDPRSLSPLDEDTILQSVEKTGRLLIIDEANPRCNAATDISALVVDKGFDSLDAPIKMVTAPHAPTPFATNLEQLYIPRAETVVQTAKEMIGELTLSR; via the coding sequence ATGGCTAGAAAATTAACATTTTCAAAAGCGATTAATGAAGCGATGGATATAGCGATGGAGCGAGACAATAAAGTGATTTTGATTGGAGAGGATGTAGCTGGAGGAGCGACGGTTGATCATTTGCAGGACGAAGAAGCTTGGGGTGGCGTATTCGGCGTTACGAAAGGTTTAGGTAATAAATATGGACGTAAACGTGTTATTGACATGCCAATCGCTGAAGCTGGCTACATGGGAGCAGCAGTAGCAGCTGCGGTCACTGGATTAAGACCGATATCAGAGTTAATGTTTAACGATTTTATCGGAAGCGCGATGGATGAAATTATGAACCAAGGTGCAAAAATTCGTTATATGTTTGGTGGAAAAGCGGAAGTCCCTTTGACCATACGTACGAGCCACGGTGCAGGGGCTGGAGCGGCCGCTCAGCACTCGCAATCTTTGTACGGCATATTAACAGCAATACCAGGATTAAAGGTAGTCGTCCCCTCTAATCCATACGATGCCAAAGGGTTATTACTAACAGCAATTGAAGATAATGATATAGTTGCCTTTTTTGAAGATAAAACATTATATAGCATGAAAGGTGAAGTTCCAGAAGGCTATTACACGATTCCTCTTGGTCAAGCAGAAATAAAACGTAACGGAGATGATTTAACCATCATTGCGATTGGAAAAATGGTGCATGTTGCCACAGACGCTGCAAATCAGCTAGCAAAGCAAGGTGTAGAATCTGAAATCATTGATCCAAGATCTTTATCTCCACTTGATGAGGATACCATACTACAGTCTGTTGAAAAAACAGGTCGTTTGCTGATTATTGATGAAGCGAATCCGCGTTGTAATGCGGCAACAGATATTTCTGCGCTGGTTGTGGATAAAGGATTCGATTCATTAGATGCACCAATTAAGATGGTAACGGCTCCGCATGCGCCTACGCCATTTGCAACTAATTTGGAGCAATTATATATACCACGAGCTGAAACAGTTGTACAAACAGCAAAAGAAATGATTGGGGAATTAACCTTATCTAGATAA
- a CDS encoding thiamine pyrophosphate-dependent dehydrogenase E1 component subunit alpha, whose product MDKKMASWMYAKMNDIRNFENQVQKIFATGEIPGFVHLYAGEEAIAVGVCAHLENNDYITSTHRGHGHCIAKGCDLNGMMAEIFGKETGLCNGKGGSMHIADLEVGMLGANGIVGGGFPLAVGAGLSAEILETGGVAVCFFGDGANNHGTFHEGINIAAALKLPVIFVAENNGFGEATPFEYATSAKTIAERAKAYDIPGVRVDGNDVTKVYQVAQEAVERARNGEGPTLIEAITYRTHGHFEGDNQSYKSETDKEKWPVEVDCIEHFKEYALENNLLNKAELEEIEKTSIKAVKEAVEFAHNSKVPRAEALTENVYVTYK is encoded by the coding sequence ATGGATAAGAAAATGGCCAGTTGGATGTATGCCAAAATGAATGATATTCGTAATTTTGAAAACCAAGTACAAAAAATCTTCGCAACAGGGGAAATCCCAGGATTTGTACATTTATATGCGGGAGAAGAAGCAATAGCTGTGGGAGTTTGTGCCCATTTAGAAAACAATGATTATATAACAAGTACCCATCGCGGTCACGGACATTGTATTGCTAAGGGCTGTGATTTAAATGGAATGATGGCTGAAATATTTGGTAAAGAAACGGGTTTATGTAATGGAAAAGGTGGTTCCATGCATATCGCAGACTTGGAAGTTGGCATGCTTGGAGCAAATGGAATCGTTGGGGGAGGATTCCCGTTAGCGGTTGGGGCGGGGTTATCTGCAGAGATATTAGAAACTGGCGGTGTGGCTGTATGTTTCTTCGGAGATGGTGCGAATAACCATGGTACTTTTCATGAAGGAATTAATATTGCAGCGGCTTTAAAATTACCAGTCATATTTGTAGCGGAAAATAACGGTTTTGGTGAAGCGACACCATTTGAATACGCCACTTCAGCAAAAACGATTGCTGAACGAGCGAAAGCATATGATATTCCAGGCGTTCGTGTAGATGGAAATGACGTTACAAAGGTGTATCAAGTCGCCCAAGAAGCAGTAGAACGGGCAAGAAATGGAGAAGGTCCAACCTTAATTGAAGCAATTACCTACCGTACACATGGTCATTTTGAAGGGGATAATCAATCGTATAAGTCTGAAACCGATAAAGAAAAATGGCCTGTTGAAGTGGATTGTATCGAACATTTCAAGGAATATGCATTAGAGAACAATCTATTAAATAAAGCAGAGCTGGAAGAAATTGAAAAAACGTCGATAAAAGCTGTTAAAGAAGCGGTTGAATTTGCACATAACAGTAAAGTGCCACGTGCGGAAGCTTTAACTGAGAATGTATATGTTACTTACAAATAA